From the genome of Xyrauchen texanus isolate HMW12.3.18 chromosome 22, RBS_HiC_50CHRs, whole genome shotgun sequence, one region includes:
- the LOC127662079 gene encoding cytochrome c oxidase subunit 7A2, mitochondrial-like produces MFRLLRTLNQVSRRTITRSAPRHLENKVSAKQKIFQEDNGMPVHLKGGAKDALLYRATMALTVFGSGYVVYTLISAAMPKKKE; encoded by the exons ACACTGAATCAGGTTTCCAGACGGACCATAACCAGGAGTGCACCCAGACACCTGGAGAATAAAGTCTCTGCAAAGCAGAAGATATTTCAG GAAGACAATGGTATGCCAGTTCATTTGAAGGGAGGTGCAAAAGATGCTCTTTTGTATAGGGCAACAATGGCCCTTACTGTCTTTG GGAGCGGTTATGTGGTGTATACATTGATTAGTGCAGCAATGCCCAAGAAGAAGGAATGA